The following proteins are co-located in the Gossypium hirsutum isolate 1008001.06 chromosome A02, Gossypium_hirsutum_v2.1, whole genome shotgun sequence genome:
- the LOC107915840 gene encoding uncharacterized protein isoform X1 gives MAFAHYLFAVPMDTSIHPKISIPPSFCSIESPSSLPFPSFSSPFPTLSKARTRINRVGHKAKAEPRESEVNIEADAFSHFKHLLLPITDRNPYLSEGTRQAAATTAALAKKNGADITVVVIDEKQKESLPEHETQLASVRWHLSESGFKEFKLLERLGEGSKPTAIIGEVADDLNLDLVVMSMEAIHSKHVDANLLAEFIPCPVLLLPL, from the exons ATGGCTTTCGCTCATTATTTGTTTGCAGTTCCAATGGACACTTCAATTCACCCCAAAATTTCAATTCCCCCTTCGTTTTGTTCCATTGAATCCCCATCTTCCTTACCCTTCCCATCTTTTTCTTCCCCTTTTCCTACATTGTCTAAAGCTCGAACCAGAATCAACAGAGTGGGACACAAAG CAAAAGCTGAGCCTCGAGAATCTGAAGTGAATATAGAAGCTGATGCGTTTTCTCATTTCAAGCATTTGCTGCTTCCAATAACTGATAGAAATCCTTATCTTTCTGAAGGAACTAGACAG GCTGCTGCAACTACTGCTGCTTTGGCAAAGAAGAATGGAGCTGACATTACTGTTGtgg TTATCGATGAAAAGCAGAAAGAGTCATTACCGGAGCATGAAACTCAATTGGCAAGTGTTCGCTGGCATCTCTCTGAAA GTGGATTTAAGGAATTCAAGTTGTTGGAGCGACTCGGGGAAGGATCCAAGCCTACTGCTATCATCGGTGAAGTTGCCGATGACCTGAATTTGGATCTCGTGGTAATGAGCATGGAAGCCATTCATTCCAAGCACGTCGATGCAAACCTATTGGCCGAGTTCATCCCGTGCCCGGTCTTGCTTTTACCATTGTAA
- the LOC107915840 gene encoding uncharacterized protein isoform X2 has product MAFAHYLFAVPMDTSIHPKISIPPSFCSIESPSSLPFPSFSSPFPTLSKARTRINRVGHKAKAEPRESEVNIEADAFSHFKHLLLPITDRNPYLSEGTRQAAATTAALAKKNGADITVVATLRNWSVHSAGLSMKSRKSHYRSMKLNWQVFAGISLKVDLRNSSCWSDSGKDPSLLLSSVKLPMT; this is encoded by the exons ATGGCTTTCGCTCATTATTTGTTTGCAGTTCCAATGGACACTTCAATTCACCCCAAAATTTCAATTCCCCCTTCGTTTTGTTCCATTGAATCCCCATCTTCCTTACCCTTCCCATCTTTTTCTTCCCCTTTTCCTACATTGTCTAAAGCTCGAACCAGAATCAACAGAGTGGGACACAAAG CAAAAGCTGAGCCTCGAGAATCTGAAGTGAATATAGAAGCTGATGCGTTTTCTCATTTCAAGCATTTGCTGCTTCCAATAACTGATAGAAATCCTTATCTTTCTGAAGGAACTAGACAG GCTGCTGCAACTACTGCTGCTTTGGCAAAGAAGAATGGAGCTGACATTACTGTTGtgg CTACTCTTAGGAACTGGAGTGTGCATTCAGCTGGG TTATCGATGAAAAGCAGAAAGAGTCATTACCGGAGCATGAAACTCAATTGGCAAGTGTTCGCTGGCATCTCTCTGAAA GTGGATTTAAGGAATTCAAGTTGTTGGAGCGACTCGGGGAAGGATCCAAGCCTACTGCTATCATCGGTGAAGTTGCCGATGACCTGA
- the LOC107943504 gene encoding la-related protein 1C: MAANINTVNFNTSVAVAAVDHSASSPNQSHRATTDDSPPWSEIVLRGESDPTAGSPLTHSSSSSPPPSASVVEPYVAAEFGEGGVDNAGAGSNGNAGKRTAWNKPSNGGTEIGVVMGADTWPALSPSAARVPPKSSSDSPRASLDGSSSSPSVVSVSQGSGSAPPLSASQKPVSNSTKSNSNSTPNHNTPARQRSMKRNSNNSASNGGLSQAPPQGPVVESPVNSPSSRDHVQRSSFVSQSHTSGNDQPHPRNSFRQRNGGPHPRGDGSHHQNFGGRRNQDHGNHEWNGRSFNNRDGHMQPRVALRLMRHPPPPPLPNTLPFIAHTPMRPFGTPMGYPDMTSLYVVPAAPPESLRGLPFVAPMPPMFFPPPEPLDNQLHARIVNQIDYYFSNENLIKDTYLRQNMDDQGWVPVKLIAGFKKVSLLTDNIQLITDALQRSTVVEVQGDKVRKRIDWMRWIMPPSVQFPTISGQDTLAARVQKISLEQRTSNQSGTSNQEDTNASGLSGRASSGDFNNQSQQLNTEGTAVSAQAGPASNST; encoded by the exons ATGGCTGCAAATATTAATACGGTTAATTTCAATACCTCCGTTGCAGTGGCAGCTGTTGATCACTCTGCTAGCAGCCCTAACCAATCACATCGTGCCACGACAGACGACTCTCCGCCCTGGTCTGAAATCGTCCTCCGCGGGGAATCCGACCCGACTGCGGGTAGTCCATTAACGCATTCGTCCTCTTCGTCGCCTCCACCGTCAGCGTCGGTGGTAGAGCCGTATGTTGCGGCGGAGTTTGGAGAGGGAGGTGTCGATAATGCGGGTGCTGGGTCAAACGGCAATGCTGGTAAGAGGACCGCTTGGAACAAACCTTCTAACGGCGGTACCGAGATTGGGGTCGTTATGGGGGCCGACACGTGGCCTGCTTTGTCTCCGTCAGCAGCTAGGGTTCCTCCCAAATCTTCTTCAGATTCACCCAGAGCTTCATTGGATGGATCATCGTCTTCTCCTTCAGTTGTCTCCGTTTCTCAG GGGAGTGGAAGTGCACCGCCATTATCGGCTTCGCAGAAACCAGTCAGCAACAGCACAAAGTCAAATTCAAATTCGACTCCGAACCATAACACTCCTGCACGACAGAGGTCAATGAAACGAAATAGTAATAACTCAGCATCTAATGGTGGTCTCTCACAGGCACCGCCTCAAGGTCCTGTGGTTGAATCACCTGTTAATAGCCCTTCTTCTAGGGATCACGTACAGAGAAGTAGTTTTGTATCACAGTCTCATACTAGTGGTAATGATCAGCCACACCCACGGAATTCATTTAGACAACGTAATGGTGGTCCACATCCACGAGGAGATGGTTCTCACCATCAGAATTTTGGAGGAAGGCGCAATCAAGATCATGGAAATCATGAGTGGAATGGTCGAAGTTTTAATAACAGGGATGGTCACATGCAGCCAAGAGTTGCTCTTAGGTTAATGAGGCATCCGCCACCACCTCCATTGCCTAATACTTTACCTTTTATTGCACATACTCCTATGCGGCCTTTTGGCACCCCAATGGGGTATCCTG ATATGACATCTCTTTATGTTGTCCCGGCTGCTCCTCCAGAGTCACTTAGAGGTTTGCCATTTGTTGCACCGATGCCCCCAATGTTTTTCCCACCCCCAGAGCCTCTTGACAATCAGTTGCATGCTAGAATAGTGAATCAGATAGATTATTATTTCAG TAATGAAAATCTAATTAAGGATACCTACTTGAGGCAAAACATGGATGACCAGGGCTGGGTTCCTGTTAAATTAATAGCCGGCTTCAAAAAG GTTTCACTTTTGACTGATAATATTCAGCTTATAACGGATGCTCTGCAGAGGTCAACGGTTGTGGAAGTGCAG GGTGACAAAGTGAGGAAGCGGATCGATTGGATGCGATGGATAATGCCACCTTCTGTTCAGTTCCCTACCATTTCTGGTCAGGATACGTTGGCTGCTCGTGTTCAGAAGATTTCATTGGAGCAGAGAACC
- the LOC107915945 gene encoding peroxidase 64 yields the protein MALLIAVLTLVLLVSASTSPAIALSLNHYEKTCPDVESIVAKAVERATMKDKTVPAALLRMHFHDCFIRGCDASVLLYSKGNNKAEKDGPANLSLHGFYVIENAKKKVEAACPGVVSCADILAFAARDAVVLSGGPTWEVPKGRKDGRTSKASETIQLPAPTFNISQLQQSFSQRGLSMDDLVALSGGHTIGFSHCSSFQNRIRNFNATHDIDPTMHPSFAASLRNVCPIKNKAKNAGATMDPSSTAFDNTYFKLILQGKTLFSSDQALLTNPKTKGLVYKFASSKQSFEKAFVNSMIKMSSLNGGQEIRKDCRVVN from the exons ATGGCTTTACTCATAGCAGTACTGACCTTAGTTTTGCTCGTGTCTGCGTCGACTTCACCAGCCATTGCTCTTAGCTTGAATCATTATGAGAAAACCTGTCCTGATGTTGAGTCGATAGTTGCAAAAGCTGTCGAGCGTGCCACCATGAAGGATAAGACGGTCCCTGCAGCCCTTCTTCGAATGCATTTTCATGATTGTTTTATAAGG GGTTGTGATGCTTCTGTGCTGTTGTACTCAAAGGGAAACAATAAAGCTGAAAAAGATGGGCCTGCAAATCTTTCTTTGCATGGATTTTATGTTATAGAAAATGCAAAGAAAAAAGTCGAAGCAGCGTGTCCTGGTGTAGTCTCGTGTGCTGATATTTTGGCTTTTGCCGCAAGGGATGCTGTCGTGCTC TCTGGAGGTCCTACATGGGAAGTGCCTAAGGGAAGAAAAGATGGTAGAACATCAAAGGCTAGCGAAACTATACAATTGCCGGCTCCGACTTTCAACATATCTCAACTGCAACAAAGCTTCTCTCAAAGAGGCCTATCCATGGATGACCTCGTAGCTCTTTCAG GAGGCCACACTATCGGATTTTCCCACTGCTCATCCTTCCAGAATAGAATCCGCAACTTCAACGCAACGCACGACATAGACCCAACAATGCATCCTTCATTTGCAGCAAGCTTAAGGAACGTTTGTCCGATCAAGAACAAGGCAAAGAATGCCGGAGCAACAATGGATCCTTCTTCAACAGCTTTCGATAACACCTACTTCAAGTTGATCCTTCAAGGCAAAACCCTGTTTTCTTCTGACCAAGCCCTGCTCACGAATCCGAAAACCAAAGGTTTGGTATACAAGTTTGCCAGTTCgaaacagagtttcgagaaagcTTTCGTAAACTCTATGATCAAAATGAGCAGTCTCAATGGAGGTCAAGAAATTAGGAAAGATTGTCGTGTTGTAAACTAA